The sequence CGCGTGGCGGTGAGAGCGGGGTCGGAGCCGGGCGCGTCCGGCTCGGTCATCGCGTTGCACATGGTCATCCGCCCGTCGGCGATCCGGGGCAGGTACAGCTCCCGCACGGCGGGTACGGCGTGCCCGGCCAGGGTCCGCACGTCCAGCAGCGCCGTGGAGCCCAGCACGCCCGGACCGTGGTCGCTCGCCCCCTCCGCCTCCGCCACGTGGGCGTACTCCGCCAGAGACAGGCCCGCGCCGCCCAGCTCGACCGGGAGGGGCAGCCCCCACAATCCCCCGGACCGCGCTTCGCGCCTGAGCCGTCCCAGGAGCGCCCGCGCGCTCCCGCCACCCGCATCCAGCCCGGCCTCATGCGGCATCACGCGCTCGCGGATGAACGCGGCCACCCGGTCGCGCAGCTCGACCACGTGAGGCGGGCAGGCGGGGGCGCCCCAGCCGAGGCGCTCGGCATCGGTCATGACGGCGGCCTGCTGTGACATTCCAACTCCAGACATGACGGGAACTGAGCGAAAAATCCATCCGACTCCCTGCTGTGGAACAGGTCGGGTGGACGCGCGCCCGAGTTCCCGCCCGCGTCAGGCATGACTCGCGGCCACCGCCGCGGGAGAGGAGAGCCATGGCACACCCCGCCACCGCCCGAGCCGCGCATCCGCTCGCCGGCATCGGGCTGCGGACGGCCGGGTCACCCGCCCTCACCACCACCGTCGCCCACCACCTCACCCTCCTGGGGGCCGCCGGCCTCGGATCCGCGGCCTCGGACGGCCCCGGCGCCGTGTCGCTCACCGGCGCGGGCGGGCTCCCGCTCACCGCCGCGATCGCCTGGGCCGCGGTCGCCCCGGCCGACGAGGTGACCGACGAGGCCACCGCGCAGGCCGCGACCGGTGTGGCCTGCGTCCACGGCCGCCGCAGCGGTGAGCCGCGCGGCCTGGCCGTCGACTACCTGACCACGGCGTGCGCCGTGCTGGCCGTTCAGGGACTCCTGGCCGGGCTGATCGGCCGTGCCCGGGGATCGGCCGTCGAGACCGTACGGACCGGGGTGGACCTGGCCGGCCTGCTCTCGGTCGGCCAGTATCTGGCCGCCGCCGACGCCGAGGACGACGAAGCGGTGCCGTTCGCCCCGGGCGGGCCGCCGTTCACCACGGCCGACGGTGTGTGCTTCGAGGTCGAGACGCTGGACCCGGCCGTGTGGGTGGCGTTCTGGCAGGCGCTCGGCGTGGCCGGACGCCTGGCCGGCTCCGCGTGGCGGTCCTTCCAGTTCCGCTACGCCACCGCCTGCTCCCCGCTGCCCGAGGAACTGCGCGCACGGGTTCACGCGGTGGACTGGGAGAGCGTACGGCGGGCCGCGAAGGAGTCCGGGGCGTCGCTCTGCGCGCTCCGGTCTCTCCGGGACCGGCTGGCCGAGCCCCGCGCGCGGGAGCCATGGCGGCTGTCGCCGGGACTGCCGGCCCCGCTCCTGCCCCCGTCCGCGGAGGTCGCCCGCCCGCTGGCCGGTCTCACGGTCCTGGAGGCCGGGCGGCGGATCCAGGCGCCGCTGGCCGCCTACGTCCTGGGCCTGCTCGGCGCGGACGTGGTGCGGATCGAGCCGCCCGGCGGGGACCCGCTGCGCGGCATGCCGCCCACGTGCGGTGACCTGTCGGCCCGCTGGCTGGCGCTCAACCGGGGCAAGCACGCGGTGGAGATCGACATCAAGTCGGCCGCCGGCCGGGCGGAGCTGCGCGACCTCGTCAGGGGCGCGGACGTCTTCGTGCACAACTGGGCCCCGGGCACCGCCGAGCGCCTCGGCCTGGACGACGGCGACCTGTCGGCGGTCAACCCCGGCCTGGTCTACGCCTACACCAGCGGCTGGGCCGGGCGGCTCGCCGACGCCCCGCTGGGCACCGACTTCATGGTCCAGGCCCGCACCGGCCTGGGCGAGGCCGTACGGCCCGCCGGTGAACCGCCCGCGCCGTCGCTGATGACCCTGCTCGACGTTCTCGGCGGCCTGCTGGGCGCCGAGGCGATCCTCGCCGGTCTCCTGCTGCGCGAGCGTGAGGGGCGGGGCGTGCGGGTGGACTCCTCGCTTCTGGGCGCGGCCGAGACGCTCACCGGGCCCGCGCTGCGCAGGGCCGCCGCCGGAGCCGATCCCCGCAGACCGGCCGGATTCCGCAGGCCCCTGCCCACGGCGGACGGCTGGGTGGCCGTCGCCGACGACTGCGCCGAGCAGGCGAACGCCGCCGCCCTGACCGGCCTGGACACGGCCGAGGCCGTTACGTCCCTGCGCCGCCGGGGGCTGCGGGCCACCGCCGTGACGACCGCCCTCGACAGGCTTCCCTCGGATCCGCGTTTCACATCCGCCCTCACCCGTGACGAGCACGGGGCCCTGGCCGTACCCGTTCCCTGGAGGTTCGCATGACCCTGCACCTGGACGACCTGGTCCCCGCCACGTTGAGACGGGGGTGGGCCGCCGACGGCACCTGTCCCGACCTCGACCTGTACGCGCTGTTCCGCACCCACCGCCTCGCGGCCCCCGGCCGGGTCGCGGTGATCGACGCGGCGGGCGAGCTCACCTACGCCGAACTGGACCACCTCGCCCGCGACGCGGCGGCCGGACTGCGGAGACTCGGCGTCTGCGAGGGCGACGTCGTCGGCGTCCAGCTGCCCAACGGCCGGGACGCGGTCGTCGCCGACCTGGCCCTGGCCGCGCTCGGCGCCGTGGCGCTGCCCTTCCCCGTCGGGCGCGGCATCACCGAGGCGGTCTCCCTGCTGGGGCGCTCCGGCGCGCGGGCCGTCATCGCGGCCACCGAGCACCGGGGGACGGCGCACGCGAGCGAGCTGGTGGCCGCCGCCGAGCGACTGCCCGGCCTGCGGGCCGTCGTGGCCGCCGGTCCGCAGGAGCCTCCGGCGGGCAGTGCGGCATGGAGCGAGGTCCTCTCCGCCGACGGCCGCGCCTTCGTCCCGGCGCGGCCCGACCCGGACGGCGCGGCCCGCATCCTGGTCTCCTCCGGTTCGGAGTCCGAGCCCAAGATGGTCGCCTACTCCCACAACGCGCTGGCGGGCGGACGGGGCAACTTCATGGCCACGCTGATCGCCGGCGCGGAACCGCCCCGCTGCCTGTTCCTGGTCCCGCTGGCCTCGGCCTTCGGCAGCAACGGCACCGCCGTCACCCTGGCCAGGCACGGAGGCTCGCTGGTCCTGCTCGACCACTTCTCGCCCCGGGGCGCGCTCGCCGCGATCGGCGAGCACCGGCCCACCCACGTGCTGGCCGTAC comes from Streptosporangium roseum DSM 43021 and encodes:
- a CDS encoding CoA transferase, coding for MAHPATARAAHPLAGIGLRTAGSPALTTTVAHHLTLLGAAGLGSAASDGPGAVSLTGAGGLPLTAAIAWAAVAPADEVTDEATAQAATGVACVHGRRSGEPRGLAVDYLTTACAVLAVQGLLAGLIGRARGSAVETVRTGVDLAGLLSVGQYLAAADAEDDEAVPFAPGGPPFTTADGVCFEVETLDPAVWVAFWQALGVAGRLAGSAWRSFQFRYATACSPLPEELRARVHAVDWESVRRAAKESGASLCALRSLRDRLAEPRAREPWRLSPGLPAPLLPPSAEVARPLAGLTVLEAGRRIQAPLAAYVLGLLGADVVRIEPPGGDPLRGMPPTCGDLSARWLALNRGKHAVEIDIKSAAGRAELRDLVRGADVFVHNWAPGTAERLGLDDGDLSAVNPGLVYAYTSGWAGRLADAPLGTDFMVQARTGLGEAVRPAGEPPAPSLMTLLDVLGGLLGAEAILAGLLLREREGRGVRVDSSLLGAAETLTGPALRRAAAGADPRRPAGFRRPLPTADGWVAVADDCAEQANAAALTGLDTAEAVTSLRRRGLRATAVTTALDRLPSDPRFTSALTRDEHGALAVPVPWRFA
- a CDS encoding class I adenylate-forming enzyme family protein; amino-acid sequence: MTLHLDDLVPATLRRGWAADGTCPDLDLYALFRTHRLAAPGRVAVIDAAGELTYAELDHLARDAAAGLRRLGVCEGDVVGVQLPNGRDAVVADLALAALGAVALPFPVGRGITEAVSLLGRSGARAVIAATEHRGTAHASELVAAAERLPGLRAVVAAGPQEPPAGSAAWSEVLSADGRAFVPARPDPDGAARILVSSGSESEPKMVAYSHNALAGGRGNFMATLIAGAEPPRCLFLVPLASAFGSNGTAVTLARHGGSLVLLDHFSPRGALAAIGEHRPTHVLAVPTMIRMMLDQPRPGPMPPMTALVLGGAELDAATAAEAGGVFGCPVVNLYGSADGVNCHSGFRPPPVGDRGPGVVVGLPDPRVAEIRIAPAPDGNEFGEIIARGPMTPMCYVGAPELNRRYRTADGWVRTGDLGVIDADGRLRLVGRLKRVVIRGGANISLAEVEHALATHPGVREAVCLGVPDRVMGERLAACVVPRPGHAPDLAVLTAHLLRQGLERSKHPEHLLLVEELPLTPAGKPDRDALRDLLLGGRRGSA